The proteins below come from a single Corylus avellana chromosome ca3, CavTom2PMs-1.0 genomic window:
- the LOC132174240 gene encoding uncharacterized protein LOC132174240 produces MTAAFRMLAYGVPADYVDEYVRIGETTTIESLERFVRVVVSIYSNNYLRSPNVDDVARLLEVGEIRGFPGLLGSIDCMHWKWKNCPTAWKGMFFGHFHEPTMILEAVTSQDLWIWHAFFGLPGSHNDINVLERSSLFSELAHGRAPPANYSINGHNYTIGYYLANDIYP; encoded by the coding sequence ATGACCGCCGCATTTAGAATGCTCGCTTATGGAGTACCAGCTGACTATGTGGATGAGTATGTGCGGATTGGAGAAACCACCACAATTGAATCTCTAGAAAGATTTGTTAGAGTGGTGGTTTCAATTTATTCCAACAATTATTTAAGGTCTCCAAACGTCGATGATGTTGCTAGATTGTTAGAAGTTGGTGAAATACGTGGTTTTCCAGGACTGTTGGGGAGCATTGATTGCATGCACTGGAAATGGAAAAATTGCCCAACTGCATGGAAAGGTAtgttttttggtcattttcatgAACCTACAATGATTTTGGAAGCAGTAACTTCACAAGATTTATGGATATGGCATGCGTTTTTTGGGTTACCGGGTTCTCATAATGACATTAATGTATTAGAACGATCTTCTCTGTTTTCTGAGCTCGCTCATGGGCGTGCTCCTCCAGCTAATTACTCAATCAATGGTCATAACTACACAATAGGATACTATCTTGCTAATGATATATATCCGTAG
- the LOC132176405 gene encoding large ribosomal subunit protein eL27x-like, with translation MVKFLKANKAVVLLQGRFAGHKAVIVRQFDEGNRERPYGHCLVAGLAKYPKKVIRKDSAKKTAKKSRVKAFIKVVNYSHIMPTRYSLDVDLKDVVTADVLQSRDKKVTAAKETKARFEDRFKAGKNRWFFSKLRF, from the coding sequence ATGGTGAAGTTCTTGAAGGCGAACAAGGCAGTGGTCCTCCTGCAGGGGCGATTCGCCGGGCACAAGGCGGTGATCGTCCGGCAGTTCGACGAGGGGAACCGCGAGCGCCCCTATGGGCACTGCCTGGTTGCGGGGCTGGCCAAGTACCCGAAGAAGGTGATCCGGAAGGACTCGGCGAAGAAGACGGCGAAGAAGTCGCGCGTGAAGGCGTTCATAAAGGTGGTAAACTACAGCCACATAATGCCGACGAGATACTCTCTGGACGTGGATCTCAAGGATGTGGTCACCGCCGATGTGCTTCAGTCAAGGGACAAGAAGGTGACCGCCGCCAAGGAGACCAAGGCCAGGTTCGAGGACAGGTTCAAGGCTGGGAAGAACAGGTGGTTCTTTTCCAAGCTCAGGTTTTAA
- the LOC132174241 gene encoding uncharacterized protein LOC132174241: MNDRDARPPPQNHEVVGEILTISGGIASGGESNSARRAHAREVQTEQVLFLERPAKTLKREPMVLSFTDEDGNRVMMPHNDALVVTVTVANHLLHRILVDNGSSANILYWPVFKQKGIDRSRISPFGSPLVGFAGEQVQPVGIISLPVTAGTAPRQSTVMVDFLMKSPTEEGVREVQGDQIAARKCYITSLKKPSEVTPLTVSTVRSGKEGESKGEPAEALEDVVVANNKVVKIGSQLSSEVRESLVTFLKANLEVFAWTHEDMAGISSEEILHQVNVDPSIKPVKNKRRKFAHERNMAIAEEVEKLLRARFIEEVHYPDWLANIIYMHLEDREKTAFITDRGLYCHKVMPFGLKNAGATYQRLVNKMFGEQIGQNMEVYGMKLNTAKCAFGGSSGRFLGYMVSNQGIEANPKKIQAVLDMQSPKNTKQLQQLTGRIAALNLFISRSIDKCLPFFKILRKAYEWSDECEEAFRALKKYLVSPPLLSRTVPGEVLYLYLAMSPIAVSAALIREEEGVQKPVYFISRALKGAEERYPQMEKLAFALTISSRKLRPYFQAHTIKVLTEYPLRKVLRKLDLSGRLANWAIELGEFDIEFFPRNSIKGHALADFLAEFTNLPDATQWPRDETWVVYVDESSTRKHGRAGVILITPEGEELHCSIRLKFKTTNNEAEYEAVIAGLGLAREMGAEFIEVRSDSQVIVGHIQGEFEAKGVKMKLYLSKVQDIQSSFKKLCIVKISREENEKADHLAQIALAEEYAGESEEVTQTLARPTITEEVLVLTAEAVPDWQKEVVEYLKKGILLEEKRAAVQLRKKVARFTMVNGTLYKRGFMLPLLKCIFKEEGNYVLREIHEGICGSHSGARMLAHKAVRAGFY, from the exons ATGAATGATCGGGATGCTCGACCCCCACCTCAGAATCATGAGGTGGTTGGAGAAATCTTAACCATTTCGGGAGGAATAGCTAGTGGAGGGGAGTCTAACTCAGCAAGAAGAGCCCATGCCCGAGAGGTGCAGACCGAGCAGGTTCTTTTCCTTGAAAGGCCAGCCAAGACCTTGAAACGAGAACCCATGGTCTTATCATTCACCGACGAGGATGGAAATAGGGTAATGATGCCTCATAATGATGCATTGGTGGTAACAGTGACTGTGGCCAACCATTTGCTCCACCGAATTTTGGTAGATAATGGAAGCTCGGCTAACATCCTTTATTGGCCAGTTTTCAAACAGAAGGGCATTGATCGTAGCAGGATCTCCCCGTTTGGCTCTCCATTGGTTGGATTTGCGGGAGAGCAAGTCCAACCTGTCGGAATTATTTCACTTCCTGTGACAGCAGGAACAGCTCCCAGGCAATCAACTGTTATGGTGGATTTCTTG ATGAAGTCCCCAACAGAGGAAGGAGTCAGAGAGGTTCAGGGAGACCAAATTGCTGCAAGGAAGTGTTATATCACTTCCCTGAAGAAACCGTCGGAAGTTACACCTTTGACGGTGAGTACCGTGAGAAGTGGAAAGGAAGGTGAATCAAAGGGCGAACCTGCAGAGGCATTAGAAGACGTGGTTGTAGCAAACAACAAAGTGGTGAAGATCGGTTCTCAACTCTCCTCGGAGGTCCGAGAAAGCCTCGTCACTTTTCTAAAAGCAAATTTGGAGGTGTTTGCGTGGACGCACGAAGACATGGCTGGTATCAGCTCCGAAGAAATACTCCACCAGGTCAACGTGGATCCCAGCATAAAACCAGtaaagaataaaagaagaaagtttgCTCATGAGCGAAACATGGCGATAGCCGAGGAGGTGGAGAAGTTGCTCAGAGCTCGGTTTATAGAAGAAGTACACTATCCCGATTGGTTAGCCAATATA ATCTACATGCACCTTGAAGATAGGGAGAAGACTGCATTCATTACCGACCGAGGCTTGTACTGCCATAAGGTCATGCCTTTCGGTCTCAAGAATGCAGGGGCGACGTACCAGAGATTGGTGAACAAGATGTTTGGAGAGCAGATCGGGCAGAACATGGAAGT GTATGGGATGAAGCTGAATACTGCAAAGTGTGCGTTCGGAGGGTCCTCAGGAAGATTCCTCGGCTATATGGTGTCAAACCAAGGAATTGAAGCTAACCCGAAGAAGATCCAAGCAGTTTTGGATATGCAGTCTCCGAAGAATACGAAACAGCTCCAACAATTGACGGGCAGAATAGCAGCACTGAACCTGTTCATCTCTCGATCCATTGATAAGTGTCTACCATTCTTTAAAATCCTGAGGAAGGCCTATGAGTGGTCCGATGAGTGCGAAGAAGCTTTTAGGGCACTGAAGAAGTATTTAGTCAGCCCACCTTTGCTCAGCCGAACAGTCCCAGGAGAAGTATTGTATTTGTACTTGGCTATGTCTCCAATAGCAGTCAGTGCAGCCCTTATACGAGAAGAAGAGGGGGTACAGAAACCTGTATACTTTATCAGCCGAGCTTTGAAAGGGGCCGAGGAGAGATATCCCCAGATGGAGAAGCTGGCTTTCGCTCTAACTATTTCATCGAGGAAACTTCGGCCGTATTTTCAAGCTCACACGATAAAGGTTCTTACTGAATACCCTCTCAGGAAGGTACTTCGCAAACTGGATTTGTCCGGAAGACTGGCTAACTGGGCAATTGAACTTGGAGAGTTTGATATAGAATTCTTTCCTCGGAACTCTATCAAGGGTCATGCATTAGCAGACTTTTTGGCAGAATTTACAAACTTACCAGATGCTACACAATGGCCGAGGGATGAAACCTGGGTAGTTTACGTGGATGAATCATCCACAAGAAAACACGGCAGAGCTGGGGTAATACTAATCACCCCAGAAGGAGAAGAGTTGCATTGTTCCATAAGattgaaatttaaaactacCAACAATGAAGCCGAATATGAGGCTGTGATAGCGGGATTAGGCCTAGCTCGAGAAATGGGAGCTGAATTCATTGAGGTACGAAGCGACTCACAAGTAATTGTTGGGCACATACAAGGGGAATTTGAAGCAAAGGGAGTTAAAATGAAGTTGTACTTGTCAAAGGTACAAGACATTCAGAGCTCTTTCAAGAAGTTATGCATTGTAAAAATCTCAAGGGAAGAAAACGAGAAAGCAGACCATCTTGCTCAGATTGCATTAGCCGAGGAGTATGCAGGGGAATCCGAAGAAGTAACTCAGACCTTGGCCCGACCAACGATAACCGAGGAGGTCTTGGTCTTGACAGCAGAAGCGGTACCAGACTGGCAAAAGGAAGTGGTAGAATATCTGAAGAAAGGGATTCTCTTAGAGGAGAAAAGAGCAGCTGTCCAGCTGAGGAAAAAGGTTGCCAgatttaccatggtaaatggAACCTTGTACAAACGAGGTTTCATGTTGCCACTTCTTAAGTGCATTTTCAAAGAAGAAGGCAATTATGTACTTCGTGAGATTCACGAAGGCATTTGTGGAAGTCATTCAGGTGCAAGAATGTTGGCGCATAAGGCGGTCCGAGCAGGCTTCTATTAG